The Fortiea contorta PCC 7126 genome has a segment encoding these proteins:
- a CDS encoding SpoIID/LytB domain-containing protein → MKFQLLFSSLFSQIKERHWWVGICLWFVLVAPAQASVILRVAIERDVNQVRVGSSTTATVKDSTGRSLGQLPAKSSFYAQAIPGGVALDKWQSGLFWIEPTGKGFVYIGDRWYRGRTLVIPTQKGLTAVNWVDLEEYLYSVIGGEMDARWPQEALKAQAIAARTYALYEREKQRTSNPIYDLGDSPDRWQIYKGIISESPNTYAAVDTTAGQVLTYNNKIILSVFHACSGGHTENVEDVWGNTLPYLRAVQDYDQNIRECNWVRTFSPNEIGSRIAGVGNVKDIVAEALSPFRSVKALRIVGDQGTKILQGEDVRTALRLKSTRFQVNKGADGSFVLQGLGYGHGLGMSQWGAYNLAQRGANHLQILGHYYKGVALTPIQPK, encoded by the coding sequence ATGAAATTCCAACTGTTATTCAGCTCTTTATTTTCCCAGATCAAAGAACGCCATTGGTGGGTGGGTATCTGCTTATGGTTTGTGTTAGTGGCGCCAGCGCAAGCGTCCGTAATTTTGCGTGTAGCCATAGAGAGAGATGTGAATCAAGTAAGAGTTGGTAGTTCTACGACTGCTACGGTCAAAGATAGTACTGGTCGTAGTCTCGGACAATTACCAGCTAAAAGTTCATTTTATGCCCAAGCTATCCCCGGTGGAGTGGCTTTAGATAAATGGCAATCTGGTTTATTTTGGATTGAGCCAACAGGTAAAGGATTTGTTTATATTGGCGATCGCTGGTATCGCGGTAGAACTCTGGTGATTCCCACACAAAAAGGCTTAACGGCCGTGAACTGGGTAGACCTAGAAGAGTATCTCTACAGCGTGATTGGCGGCGAAATGGACGCCCGCTGGCCTCAAGAAGCACTCAAAGCTCAAGCGATCGCCGCCCGTACCTACGCCCTCTACGAACGGGAAAAACAGCGCACCAGTAACCCCATTTATGATTTAGGTGATAGCCCAGATCGCTGGCAAATTTACAAAGGCATTATCAGTGAATCTCCCAATACTTATGCTGCAGTAGATACTACCGCAGGGCAAGTATTAACTTACAACAACAAAATCATTCTCTCAGTCTTCCACGCTTGTTCTGGGGGACACACAGAGAATGTTGAAGATGTTTGGGGAAATACTCTCCCCTACCTACGCGCGGTTCAAGACTACGACCAAAATATCCGCGAGTGCAACTGGGTCAGAACCTTCTCTCCCAATGAAATCGGCTCCAGAATTGCTGGTGTCGGTAACGTCAAAGATATAGTTGCGGAAGCATTATCACCTTTCCGTAGCGTCAAAGCTCTCCGAATCGTTGGCGATCAGGGCACTAAAATACTACAAGGTGAAGATGTCCGGACTGCACTCCGGTTGAAAAGTACCCGTTTTCAAGTCAATAAGGGAGCTGACGGAAGTTTTGTTCTCCAAGGACTAGGCTACGGTCATGGTTTAGGTATGAGTCAGTGGGGCGCTTATAATCTCGCCCAGCGAGGCGCTAACCATCTGCAGATTTTGGGACACTATTACAAAGGTGTAGCCTTGACACCAATTCAGCCCAAGTAG